From the genome of Ectobacillus sp. JY-23, one region includes:
- a CDS encoding DUF1294 domain-containing protein yields the protein MKWAYIFVINVWAFYLMWSDKQKAKKREWRVSESALFFVAAIGGAFGAWLGMYVFRHKTQKMPFIIGMPFLAFLTVALLWTMR from the coding sequence ATGAAATGGGCATATATATTCGTTATAAATGTATGGGCGTTTTATTTAATGTGGTCTGATAAACAAAAAGCAAAGAAAAGAGAATGGCGAGTATCCGAAAGTGCATTGTTCTTTGTGGCAGCTATCGGAGGTGCATTTGGTGCATGGTTGGGCATGTACGTATTTCGGCATAAAACACAAAAAATGCCATTTATTATTGGAATGCCTTTTCTCGCTTTTTTAACAGTTGCGCTCTTATGGACAATGCGGTAA
- a CDS encoding tubulin-like doman-containing protein yields MNAQVPTILIGLGGIGSSITHRVYGKIPKERRKKVAMHVFDTDINTVGRFGNKKFVTQTSSSKTPREYIAEDPTITDWFPEDPTILDKPLTEGAGQLRVISRLALRAAMKDDKLTAFWQEIEGIFPVTSDTTEYGVRVIIITSLAGGTGSGMYLQTALYLREMLRKKLQHNNIIIRGAFLLPDALVKTRTISAKEYETVQANGYASLKELHAITLGSSGELSRRGGATIELEYRPDQVDEDGRTNHTIMQKHLPYNYCFLYDYENLHGHHLQNLSDYMEQMTNTIYLQLFSPMSANHFAQEDNQIQQLADSNGKARYCGAGAAKIIYPYSQVVEYASLKWAVQGLDESWLHLDKLYDEKKLRYEQDIRRGVQREKPDRGRSFLEDLEHLATRPERAHPFYKQVYMETREGAEGNKPGTSKAKQFLEAVESYVQRTVQKDEELNRLQRECKIMTAKLKVTEHMKGEVGRVDHAVRLYAYSIPSRVHEHVTTLVYDIIEADQFSPIGTEGQSYQLNTWFLKRPSPVHPVTARYMLYEVRKLLGERMKKLQESNEQKRVLIQNYDKKFNLGNIEGPVSAVRRVELAEQQGWFGKVFYNMHRSFRKEFQDIISQYVNKLTAYRKEMLLELVYQAIYQAVEEMIRHWERFFDNLHETRENLLLEIQKRAKEFEGKTNPTHVYVLASEDMQEKLWKQVYQSVDNGLPPDISAEIYLSLYRAYCTTNATNEKAQKVEDFYRTHILAYCRSELQSRYRDKLDLNIVEALRKEADLKGQERNEYVKERIDSLIRLASPFIPKVAHHRELQYWGIHPYVYRELNEELLQEVFEEKETVDTAFSPYEVVCYRAHYGLSLQDFPKLSAGHAGLSDGKGDYFQAYYRRVHKLNGKKSNLTPHLDKYWHLPAFMPDLNATQTKLDEEKCNRAFLYAYIFRWVSLALVDEQMVYQYNGVGRSSLIQSRGQNVTGEGYKLHRGLLHNPFIYENIITRFEQEQEQALQTGGHLYTHPFVTGAQDVKWLRKEFVHNILDVVLMYGSEAKRDTTLEETSDELLRLLLNEIESYFKNYYGAGAEGVARKEAAIFIEHLWNRSYAKGFVNENSASYQKWQHMLGVQDSFEEVETNA; encoded by the coding sequence ATGAATGCGCAAGTTCCGACGATTTTAATTGGTTTAGGTGGGATCGGAAGTTCCATTACGCATCGTGTATACGGGAAAATCCCAAAAGAGCGTCGTAAGAAAGTGGCAATGCATGTGTTTGATACAGATATCAATACGGTAGGGCGGTTTGGGAACAAAAAGTTTGTCACACAAACGAGCTCTAGTAAAACGCCGCGCGAGTATATTGCGGAGGATCCGACTATTACAGATTGGTTTCCGGAAGACCCAACTATTTTAGATAAGCCGCTTACCGAAGGGGCAGGACAATTGCGCGTTATTTCGCGTTTAGCCTTGCGTGCTGCGATGAAAGATGATAAATTGACCGCATTTTGGCAAGAGATTGAGGGGATTTTTCCGGTTACCAGTGACACAACTGAATATGGTGTTCGGGTTATTATTATCACGTCGCTTGCAGGTGGTACAGGATCGGGGATGTATCTGCAGACTGCCCTGTATTTACGCGAGATGTTACGAAAAAAATTACAGCATAATAACATTATTATACGAGGAGCATTTTTACTTCCGGACGCCTTGGTAAAAACACGAACAATCAGTGCCAAAGAGTATGAAACTGTTCAAGCGAATGGATATGCTTCGTTAAAAGAGCTACATGCGATTACACTCGGCTCTTCCGGTGAATTGTCGAGACGAGGTGGAGCGACAATTGAACTTGAATATCGCCCGGATCAAGTAGATGAAGATGGTCGAACTAATCATACGATTATGCAAAAGCATCTTCCTTATAATTATTGCTTTTTGTACGACTACGAAAATTTACATGGTCACCATCTGCAAAATTTATCAGACTATATGGAACAAATGACGAACACGATTTACCTGCAATTGTTTAGTCCCATGTCAGCCAACCATTTTGCGCAAGAAGACAACCAAATTCAGCAGCTAGCGGACTCAAATGGAAAAGCGCGCTATTGCGGTGCAGGTGCTGCAAAAATTATTTATCCCTATAGTCAAGTCGTTGAGTATGCGTCTTTAAAGTGGGCTGTACAGGGGCTAGATGAATCGTGGCTACATCTTGATAAGCTGTACGATGAGAAGAAACTGCGATATGAACAGGATATCAGGCGGGGCGTACAGCGAGAAAAACCAGACCGGGGCAGAAGCTTTCTAGAGGATTTGGAACATTTGGCAACCAGACCGGAGCGCGCGCATCCCTTTTATAAGCAAGTATATATGGAAACACGGGAAGGTGCGGAAGGAAATAAGCCAGGTACGTCAAAGGCGAAGCAGTTTTTAGAGGCTGTAGAAAGTTATGTACAGCGCACGGTGCAAAAAGATGAAGAGTTGAATCGTTTACAACGCGAATGTAAAATCATGACTGCCAAGCTCAAGGTAACAGAGCATATGAAGGGAGAAGTGGGGCGGGTTGATCATGCAGTTCGTTTATATGCCTACAGCATCCCAAGCCGTGTCCATGAACATGTCACTACACTCGTATATGATATTATTGAAGCCGATCAATTCTCTCCAATCGGTACAGAGGGGCAATCTTATCAGCTTAATACTTGGTTTTTAAAGCGACCATCACCAGTTCATCCTGTTACAGCTCGTTACATGTTATATGAGGTGCGCAAGCTTCTTGGAGAGCGCATGAAAAAGTTACAAGAAAGCAATGAGCAAAAGCGTGTGTTGATTCAAAACTATGATAAGAAATTTAATCTAGGCAATATAGAAGGACCAGTGAGCGCCGTGCGGCGCGTAGAATTAGCGGAGCAGCAGGGTTGGTTCGGCAAAGTTTTTTATAATATGCATCGCTCTTTTCGCAAAGAATTTCAAGATATTATTAGTCAATATGTAAATAAGCTCACAGCTTATCGGAAAGAAATGCTACTAGAGCTTGTCTATCAGGCAATTTACCAAGCTGTGGAAGAGATGATTCGGCACTGGGAGCGCTTTTTTGATAATTTACATGAAACACGTGAAAACTTATTGCTTGAAATTCAAAAGCGCGCCAAGGAATTCGAAGGCAAAACAAATCCGACGCATGTGTATGTGCTAGCAAGCGAAGATATGCAAGAAAAGCTCTGGAAACAAGTGTATCAAAGCGTAGATAACGGCTTGCCACCGGATATTTCAGCTGAAATCTATTTAAGCTTGTACCGGGCTTACTGTACAACTAATGCAACAAATGAGAAGGCACAAAAAGTGGAAGACTTTTATCGTACGCATATCTTGGCATATTGCCGTAGTGAGCTCCAATCTCGTTATCGAGACAAACTTGATCTCAATATTGTGGAAGCACTCCGTAAAGAGGCAGATTTGAAAGGGCAAGAGCGCAACGAATATGTAAAAGAGCGGATCGACAGCTTAATTCGCCTTGCTAGTCCATTTATTCCAAAGGTTGCTCATCATCGGGAGCTTCAGTATTGGGGCATACATCCATATGTATATCGTGAATTAAATGAAGAACTCCTTCAAGAAGTATTCGAAGAAAAAGAAACGGTAGATACAGCTTTTTCACCTTATGAAGTCGTTTGTTATCGTGCGCATTATGGTTTATCACTTCAAGATTTTCCAAAGCTATCAGCAGGGCATGCGGGACTGAGCGACGGGAAAGGTGATTACTTTCAAGCCTATTATCGTCGTGTGCATAAGTTAAATGGCAAAAAGTCTAATTTAACACCGCATCTCGATAAATATTGGCACCTTCCAGCGTTTATGCCGGACTTAAACGCCACGCAAACGAAGCTTGATGAAGAAAAATGCAACCGTGCCTTTTTATACGCTTATATTTTTAGATGGGTAAGTCTGGCGCTGGTAGATGAGCAAATGGTGTATCAATATAACGGAGTAGGGCGCAGTTCTTTAATTCAGTCACGCGGTCAGAACGTGACAGGAGAAGGGTATAAGCTCCACAGAGGGCTTCTTCATAATCCGTTCATATATGAGAATATTATTACTCGTTTTGAGCAAGAGCAGGAACAAGCATTACAAACGGGTGGTCATTTATATACACATCCATTTGTGACGGGAGCCCAAGATGTAAAATGGTTACGCAAAGAATTTGTTCATAATATATTGGATGTTGTGCTTATGTATGGCAGTGAAGCGAAACGCGATACCACGCTTGAAGAAACATCCGATGAGCTGCTCCGTCTGCTGCTCAATGAAATTGAGAGCTATTTTAAAAATTACTATGGGGCAGGGGCAGAAGGAGTGGCCCGAAAGGAAGCGGCTATTTTTATTGAGCATCTATGGAATCGCTCTTACGCAAAAGGTTTTGTAAATGAAAACAGCGCGTCATATCAGAAGTGGCAGCATATGCTTGGTGTGCAGGATTCCTTTGAAGAAGTAGAAACAAATGCATAA